One window of the Canis lupus familiaris isolate Mischka breed German Shepherd chromosome 29, alternate assembly UU_Cfam_GSD_1.0, whole genome shotgun sequence genome contains the following:
- the RPS20 gene encoding 40S ribosomal protein S20, with protein sequence MAFKDTGKTPVEPEVAIHRIRITLTSRNVKSLEKVCADLIRGAKEKNLKVKGPVRMPTKTLRITTRKTPCGEGSKTWDRFQMRIHKRLIDLHSPSEIVKQITSISIEPGVEVEVTIADA encoded by the exons ATG GCGTTTAAAGACACTGGGAAGACGCCCGTAGAACCAGAGGTGGCGATTCACCGAATTAGAATTACTCTAACCAGCCGCAACGTAAAATCCTTGGAAAAGG TGTGTGCTGACTTGATCAGAGgtgcaaaggaaaagaatctcaaagtGAAAGGACCAGTGCGGATGCCTACCAAG ACTCTGAGAATCACTACGAGAAAGACTCCTTGTGGTGAAGGTTCTAAGACTTGGGATCGTTTTCAGATGAGGATCCACAAGCGACTCATTGATCTGCACAGTCCTTCTGAGATTGTTAAGCAGATTACCTCCATCAGTATTGAGCCTGGAGTCGAGGTTGAAGTCACCATCGCAGATGCTTAA